A part of Eremothecium sinecaudum strain ATCC 58844 chromosome VII, complete sequence genomic DNA contains:
- the DUR3 gene encoding Dur3p (Syntenic homolog of Ashbya gossypii AGR155C; Syntenic homolog of Ashbya gossypii NOHBY742; No homolog in Saccharomyces cerevisiae; Syntenic homolog of Kluyveromyces lactis KLLA0C11913g): MSVLSSVAANAIVWPLFAVMLIVSCTIAYFKSSGSSFISANGTQKGVPLALNFIATSFGCGMLVAYPQMANVAGLHGLLVYSLTSALPMMLFAYFGPLIRKRCPEGFLLTEWVYQRFGTVAGVYLSICTVLNLFLYMVSEVSSVNLAYEALTGKSGLAVVIVQCVVTTIYTTLGGFHISFITDTIQTGIVLVLLVAGTIAVATNLKIDHQAVLDSGLLEAKPLGWKLLYILTVAIFTNDFFMSGFWLRTFAARSDKDLFIGCAIATFVLLCVLTLVGMTGMLAVWAGYVPIASSESVPFFDLLAHQSAGIVGLVLAITIVISTCALDTLQSALVSTIASSVFRNKLSLLYVRSIVLIVMVPVVIVGLIAQDILNIYLIVDLLSSSVIPVMMFGLHRKSHSYLTAWEVVGGGLGGILSVFIFGSIYYHSAHEGGRLLLLLNGLYLDDWGVFGALVAAPVGSIISAFLIFVIRSILYHFWPLSLLAPISPEQNNTKGTISEDYHSDETKDSTLIFPPI; this comes from the coding sequence ATGTCGGTACTCTCAAGTGTAGCTGCCAACGCTATTGTTTGGCCATTATTTGCAGTTATGCTAATTGTATCTTGTACTATTGCATACTTTAAAAGTTCGGGAAGTTCATTCATTTCCGCAAACGGCACACAGAAGGGTGTGCCTCTCGCTCTAAACTTTATTGCAACGTCATTTGGATGCGGTATGCTTGTCGCATACCCGCAAATGGCGAACGTTGCAGGCCTACATGGTTTATTAGTATATTCGCTCACGTCAGCATTGCCAATGATGCTCTTTGCGTACTTTGGACCTTTAATTAGAAAGCGATGTCCAGAAGGGTTTTTGTTAACTGAGTGGGTATATCAGCGGTTTGGGACGGTAGCAGGAGTGTATTTGAGTATTTGTACGGTATTAAACCTATTCCTTTACATGGTTTCCGAAGTTTCTTCTGTGAACTTGGCCTACGAGGCGTTGACAGGGAAAAGTGGGCTTGCTGTAGTGATAGTTCAGTGCGTTGTAACGACTATATATACCACACTAGGTGGTTTTCATATTTCGTTTATCACTGACACCATTCAGACAGGTATTGTTTTAGTATTGCTAGTCGCGGGTACCATCGCTGTCGCAACGAATCTAAAAATTGACCATCAAGCTGTACTTGATAGCGGATTATTAGAGGCAAAGCCACTAGGCTGGAAGCTATTATACATCTTGACGGTTGCTATATTCACCAACGATTTCTTTATGTCAGGCTTCTGGCTCCGGACGTTTGCTGCACGCTCAGACAAAGACCTCTTCATTGGATGCGCCATTGCAACTTTTGTGCTTCTTTGCGTGCTTACACTAGTCGGCATGACCGGTATGCTAGCAGTGTGGGCAGGTTATGTTCCAATTGCATCCTCCGAATCAGTTCCATTTTTCGACTTACTCGCCCACCAAAGTGCCGGTATTGTTGGACTTGTCCTTGCAATTACAATCGTCATCTCCACTTGCGCCCTAGACACCCTGCAGAGCGCGCTTGTCTCCACTATCGCAAGCAGCGTCTTCCGCAACAAACTGTCCCTTCTATACGTGCGCTCAATCGTCCTTATTGTGATGGTCCCAGTCGTTATCGTTGGCCTCATCGCACAAGACATTCTAAATATCTACCTTATCGTGGACCTCCTTTCCAGCTCGGTCATACCGGTCATGATGTTTGGACTTCATCGTAAATCTCACTCCTATCTCACTGCTTGGGAAGTTGTTGGAGGTGGTCTTGGTGGTATTTTAAGTGTCTTCATTTTCGGTTCAATCTATTACCACAGCGCCCACGAGGGTGGTCGTCTCCTTCTCCTCCTTAATGGACTCTATCTCGACGACTGGGGTGTCTTTGGCGCCCTAGTTGCTGCCCCGGTCGGAAGCATTATATCCGCCTTCCTCATCTTTGTAATAAGAAGCATTCTCTACCATTTTTGGCCCCTATCATTATTAGCACCAATTAGCCCAGAACAAAATAACACAAAAGGAACCATAAGCGAAGATTACCACAGTGACGAGACCAAGGATTCTACCTTAATTTTTCCACCCATATAA
- the BUR6 gene encoding negative cofactor 2 transcription regulator complex subunit BUR6 (Syntenic homolog of Ashbya gossypii AGR156C; Syntenic homolog of Saccharomyces cerevisiae YER159C (BUR6)), whose amino-acid sequence MDGSLEEHVSNTEGSSPFDKIKTHFPPAKIKKIMQTDEDIGKVSQATPVITGRSLEFFIAMLVEKSSQVAREQGSKRISGDIMKKTIMADEKFDFLREIVCPDAVPSDAEDAGAAGGDIEA is encoded by the coding sequence ATGGACGGCAGTCTTGAAGAACATGTATCGAATACAGAGGGTTCATCTCCTTTTGATAAGATTAAAACACACTTTCCTCCCGCCaaaataaagaaaataatGCAAACAGATGAGGATATAGGAAAAGTTTCTCAAGCAACACCAGTGATTACTGGGCGCTCTCTCGAGTTTTTCATTGCAATGCTAGTAGAGAAGTCCAGTCAGGTGGCACGTGAGCAGGGATCTAAGCGTATTAGTGGAGATATTATGAAGAAGACCATTATGGCAGATGAAAAGTTCGACTTTTTACGCGAAATTGTATGTCCAGATGCTGTTCCTTCGGATGCTGAAGATGCAGGTGCTGCAGGTGGGGATATAGAAGCCTAA
- the SSS1 gene encoding translocon subunit SSS1 (Syntenic homolog of Ashbya gossypii AGR157C; Syntenic homolog of Saccharomyces cerevisiae YDR086C (SSS1)) produces MAKNSNSIEKLAEAPLQFVREGSAFISKCNKPNQKEFMQIVRAVGIGFLGVGVIGYAIKLIHIPIRYLIV; encoded by the coding sequence ATGGCAAAGAACTCTAACAGTATCGAGAAGCTAGCGGAAGCTCCTTTACAATTCGTTAGGGAGGGTTCTGCATTCATTTCCAAGTGTAACAAACCTAACCAAAAAGAGTTTATGCAAATCGTCAGAGCTGTTGGTATTGGCTTTCTAGGTGTTGGTGTCATTGGGTATGCCATTAAGTTAATCCATATTCCAATTAGGTACTTAATTGTATGA
- the RRP1 gene encoding Rrp1p (Syntenic homolog of Ashbya gossypii AGR158C; Syntenic homolog of Saccharomyces cerevisiae YDR087C (RRP1)): MSIQASPLVRKLASNSRKTREDALASLRSFITTKQFRTQSQLQFDQLWKGLYYAMWFSDRPRPQQRLACQLGELHLLFLEGSTDVAVRDKAFIRFSLAFWKVLCLEWYNIDHHRLDKYLLLVRLVFYHQLKYLRERQWDEELVTKYITAVLQKLPLSGDTKVYNGIPLHIIDIFADEWERVAVTDESEEDEHNFSVEEQRELIQKTPIAQFIAIFERLASNTDNSKVIRNKIKEDFLQDQRFRDWDVISEEQEEESDPEEWHGF; encoded by the coding sequence ATGTCGATCCAGGCATCACCTTTAGTTAGAAAGCTTGCTTCCAATAGTAGGAAGACCAGAGAGGATGCGCTAGCCTCTTTGCGCTCCTTCATCACCACAAAACAGTTCAGGACGCAGTCTCAGCTCCAGTTCGATCAACTTTGGAAAGGTCTATATTACGCCATGTGGTTTAGTGACAGACCAAGGCCACAGCAGCGGCTTGCATGTCAGCTAGGTGAACTACATCTTTTGTTCCTCGAAGGTTCTACAGACGTTGCTGTACGCGACAAGGCTTTTATCCGTTTTTCACTAGCATTCTGGAAAGTCCTGTGTCTCGAATGGTACAACATTGATCACCACCGTCTAGACAAATACCTCCTTCTTGTGCGTCTAGTATTCTACCATCAGCTAAAATATCTCCGTGAACGCCAATGGGATGAAGAGCTCGTGACCAAATACATCACTGCCGTGCTTCAAAAGCTGCCCCTCAGCGGTGATACCAAGGTCTATAATGGAATTCCCCTACACATCATTGACATTTTTGCGGACGAGTGGGAGAGAGTTGCAGTTACGGATGAAAGCGAAGAAGATGAGCACAACTTTTCCGTCGAGGAGCAGCGTGAACTAATCCAAAAGACCCCAATAGCTCAATTTATTGCGATATTTGAGCGCTTAGCATCTAATACCGATAACAGTAAGGTAATTCGTAACAAGATTAAAGAAGACTTTCTGCAAGATCAGAGATTCCGTGACTGGGATGTGATATCAGAGGAACAGGAAGAGGAATCAGACCCAGAGGAATGGCATGGATTCTAA
- the SLU7 gene encoding mRNA splicing protein SLU7 (Syntenic homolog of Ashbya gossypii AGR159C; Syntenic homolog of Saccharomyces cerevisiae YDR088C (SLU7)): MVEENKHIPKFIRERPWYLKGDGVDGEGDGEDKLSHHRLVHGQVPIDHSEPKMGSEIVDVFKVVGEVSGGRGKRLGGSRCENCGSAAHKKRDCLERPRKQRREGGVIGEAGGAFAVRDEAGLKYDAKRDRWFGYDAEDHERRSERRAHVTAGQTGACVGAVEEDSVEDLDWQVERYKLGLLEDQQVRGDSSEGVPSIRARDDKALYLDDFNSDEIRYDPKSRLYKTDELGSLDPETKMFHRHLNGDSTKLEALSKKVRSIESQSGIRDDDVDVRKVGHVLAANPTKYEIMLLRGNNRSTSDAHKNGESSKERSAGENGTRTNGANKG; this comes from the coding sequence ATGGTAGAGGAGAATAAGCACATTCCAAAGTTTATACGAGAGCGCCCGTGGTACCTTAAGGGTGATGGAGTTGATGGGGAAGGTGATGGTGAAGACAAGTTGAGTCATCATCGGCTTGTTCACGGTCAGGTGCCGATTGACCACTCGGAGCCCAAGATGGGGTCTGAAATTGTGGATGTGTTCAAAGTTGTGGGTGAGGTCTCTGGCGGCCGAGGTAAGCGGCTCGGAGGTAGCCGGTGCGAGAACTGTGGTTCGGCTGCCCACAAGAAGCGAGACTGCCTGGAGCGGCCTCGGAAACAGAGGAGAGAAGGTGGCGTGATTGGAGAAGCAGGTGGTGCATTTGCAGTGCGGGACGAGGCAGGCCTAAAGTACGACGCGAAACGCGACCGATGGTTTGGATACGATGCGGAGGATCACGAGAGGAGATCAGAGCGGAGAGCTCACGTGACCGCGGGGCAAACAGGAGCTTGTGTTGGTGCGGTGGAGGAGGATTCTGTTGAGGATCTCGACTGGCAGGTGGAGAGATACAAGCTGGGTTTGTTGGAAGATCAACAAGTGCGTGGTGACTCGAGTGAGGGTGTGCCGTCAATTAGGGCGCGCGACGACAAAGCGTTATACCTTGACGATTTCAATTCGGACGAAATACGCTACGACCCGAAGTCTAGGTTATATAAGACTGATGAGCTGGGTTCTTTGGACCCCGAGACTAAGATGTTTCACCGTCACTTGAATGGGGACTCGACTAAGCTTGAAGCGCTAAGTAAAAAAGTACGGTCCATTGAGTCGCAGTCCGGGATACGGGACGACGATGTTGATGTACGCAAAGTGGGCCACGTATTGGCTGCCAACCCTACGAAGTATGAAATCATGCTGCTGAGAGGCAATAATAGATCCACGAGTGATGCGCATAAGAATGGCGAGTCGAGCAAGGAGCGCAGTGCCGGAGAGAACGGTACAAGGACAAATGGAGCAAACAAGGGGTGA
- the VTC5 gene encoding Vtc5p (Syntenic homolog of Ashbya gossypii AGR160W; Syntenic homolog of Saccharomyces cerevisiae YDR089W): MRLGKNIAYKSVPEWKLNSINYNKLKRDIKEVASSQNYGNDDELLCKLFESFQEQFRITNVFVCLKIRQVNARLVGIASKIVELNKANEIPAESTKFNATRLHLEYCSLELQQLSRYINLQRVALRKLTRKFKRYYWNKAVAKDFVLELNSCDELHYGQEGISFMNADLEPILAEISLLLRALINVGNGTIGYGDRELEYLLLEKTIVDTTVKSCLEFDALFLGKYHHLQTFVLAKDQVDDVKALLIKSGYHVVDKQDWQQLSQIENETDNGIPNSRQATKLDMGTLSTLPHSLLEMIPLDFAFAQDDKHNQHPSILLHGQGEDECVLMCHVGGMRGHICTKDLPLSTVLETLLQKQTEHDETSLSALDAMCLDWIKTHHLGMSDIIINTKRTRFFVRKQTIIGEEIHHTAYLIAIDENVTVNNELHLKHAFLEIRKLSSHVSPNKHDMPLIRICGYLLDNGIACCPIDPKHTLWNLGHQLKDSSQEFIDEEFCNIVSGQMSATALFNQGKEKMANIVEIQGQNHFTGKQAILLPPIDTRNDTLPVYGDWNHCNVEESAELNQIYGEDEHGGFIRFNRDFIEAFYHCLETLSFFFTHGPGKHSDQCEDAYEALLQPSPERNGSYATFDQSTSSSISPVHPMMYSTWDPEGLFHNEVGGEQLYAYKHDAVISIFYIVTLLMSCITTGATMGIIFSLFSVIGNGQTEFEGTVYITSLVLSSLVLSLVLSSFSLLLLFSRFKVAPWWHYTSCGAVFFLVTSCVCYGLVSLFI; encoded by the coding sequence ATGAGGTTAGGTAAAAACATAGCGTATAAGTCAGTTCCTGAGTGGAAGCTGAACAGTATAAATTATAACAAGTTGAAGCGCGACATAAAAGAAGTTGCAAGCAGTCAAAATTATGgtaatgatgatgagttATTGTGCAAGTTATTTGAGTCTTTTCAGGAGCAGTTTAGGATTACGAATGTGTTTGTTTGTTTAAAGATCAGGCAGGTTAATGCAAGGTTAGTCGGTATAGCGTCGAAAATTGTGGAGTTGAACAAGGCTAACGAAATTCCTGCTGAGAGTACGAAGTTTAATGCTACGCGGCTCCACTTGGAATACTGCAGTTTGGAACTTCAGCAGTTGTCGAGGTATATTAATTTACAAAGAGTGGCTTTACGGAAGTTGACAAGGAAGTTTAAGCGGTATTATTGGAACAAGGCTGTCGCGAAGGATTTCGTTTTGGAGTTGAACTCTTGTGATGAGCTTCATTACGGACAGGAAGGGATATCCTTTATGAACGCTGACCTGGAGCCTATTTTGGCAGAAATTTCTCTGCTTTTACGGGCATTGATTAACGTAGGCAATGGGACAATTGGGTACGGGGACAGAGAGCTGGAATATCTGCTCCTCGAAAAGACAATTGTTGATACTACAGTTAAGTCTTGTTTAGAATTTGATGCACTGTTTTTGGGCAAGTACCACCACTTACAAACATTTGTATTGGCGAAGGACCAAGTGGACGACGTTAAGGCGCTTCTTATCAAGTCGGGCTACCATGTGGTGGATAAGCAAGATTGGCAGCAGCTTTCACAGATCGAGAATGAGACCGATAACGGGATACCAAATAGTAGGCAAGCGACGAAGTTAGACATGGGGACGTTATCGACATTACCGCACTCGTTACTTGAAATGATCCCTTTGGATTTTGCTTTCGCGCAGGACGATAAACACAATCAACACCCCAGTATACTTCTTCATGGACAGGGGGAAGATGAGTGTGTACTAATGTGCCATGTTGGTGGCATGCGCGGTCATATATGCACAAAGGATCTACCGCTTTCCACCGTACTTGAGACATTACTACAGAAACAGACAGAGCACGATGAGACATCATTATCTGCATTAGATGCAATGTGTCTTGATTGGATTAAAACACATCACCTGGGTATGTCAGATATCATAATAAATACGAAAAGGACAAGGTTTTTTGTTAGAAAACAAACTATAATTGGAGAAGAGATCCATCACACAGCATACTTAATTGCAATTGATGAGAACGTTACTGTTAATAATGAACTACACTTAAAACATGCCTTCTTGGAAATACGGAAGTTGAGTAGCCATGTGTCTCCCAATAAACATGACATGCCGCTAATCAGGATATGCGGTTATTTACTTGATAACGGCATTGCCTGTTGCCCAATTGATCCTAAACACACACTATGGAACTTAGGACACCAATTAAAGGACAGCAGTCAAGAATTTATTGATGAAGAGTTCTGCAACATTGTATCAGGGCAGATGTCAGCGACCGCCCTATTTAATCAAGGTAAGGAAAAGATGGCCAATATAGTGGAAATCCAGGGACAGAATCACTTTACAGGTAAGCAGGCGATACTATTGCCTCCCATAGACACTAGAAATGATACCCTACCAGTTTATGGAGACTGGAATCATTGTAATGTTGAAGAATCGGCAGAATTAAATCAGATATACGGCGAGGATGAGCATGGCGGCTTCATTAGATTTAACAGGGACTTTATTGAGGCATTTTATCACTGTCTTGAAACGCTCAGTTTTTTTTTCACTCATGGGCCTGGAAAGCACAGCGATCAATGTGAAGATGCATACGAGGCGTTATTGCAGCCTTCACCGGAGAGAAACGGGTCTTATGCTACATTTGATCAAAGTACTAGCTCTTCAATCAGTCCTGTACATCCCATGATGTACTCTACATGGGATCCGGAAGGGCTTTTTCATAATGAAGTTGGAGGCGAGCAATTATACGCCTATAAACATGATGCAGTAATCTCAATATTTTATATTGTTACGCTCCTTATGTCCTGCATTACTACGGGTGCAACAATGGGCATAATATTCTCACTTTTTAGTGTAATTGGTAACGGTCAAACAGAATTTGAAGGAACAGTGTATATTACTTCATTGGTTTTAAGCTCTCTGGTCTTATCATTGGTATTAAGTTCCTTCAGCTTGCTGTTACTCTTCAGTCGATTCAAGGTTGCACCCTGGTGGCATTACACGAGTTGCGGGGCTGTTTTTTTCCTCGTGACTTCATGCGTTTGTTACGGTCTGGTTTCACTGTTCATCTAA
- the SPT2 gene encoding Spt2p (Syntenic homolog of Ashbya gossypii AGR161C; Syntenic homolog of Saccharomyces cerevisiae YER161C (SPT2)), with protein sequence MSFFAKISQLKKARSTNNTIKASTTQNVPDISKDPLDYEATSLLPKNYIRAEDPSIKILKEKRRQERLKNSSNSNSKKRISGATSKKSSKTDDQPNFSTKWKLPKPSSSANHVSKPKITGKRLTFEELKKQAEERAGSRVVEAESPTSSIGSITSTLSKPNFKPKMSRKSSSPNKVIKKRSSSNEGSVKAKVLDKEAQARPKVPPSIGIAKPNENLRKILEKRKNFSNSKRHDEDWSDLDDFIDDDEEAGSEDYNRDEIWSIFSKGRKRRYVDDYDDDKGIDDMEANEMEVLEEEDYSARVARKEDKMEEAWLRKHENEKKNRKKKKN encoded by the coding sequence ATGAGTTTTTTTGCGAAGATATCTCAACTAAAGAAAGCTAGAAGCACCAATAATACTATTAAAGCCAGCACAACCCAAAATGTTCCCGATATAAGTAAAGATCCACTTGACTATGAGGCAACATCGTTGCTACCAAAAAATTATATCCGGGCAGAGGATCCATCCATTAAAATACTAAAGGAAAAGAGACGGCAAGAAAGACTAAAGAATTCGTCGAATTCAAACTCAAAGAAACGAATTTCAGGTGCAACGTCGAAGAAATCAAGTAAAACTGATGACCAACCTAACTTTTCAACTAAGTGGAAACTACCGAAGCCGTCAAGCTCAGCGAACCATGTTTCAAAGCCCAAAATCACTGGCAAAAGGTTAACTTTTGAGGAACTTAAGAAGCAAGCTGAAGAAAGAGCTGGGTCCCGTGTAGTAGAAGCTGAATCGCCAACCAGCTCCATCGGCAGCATTACATCTACCCTATCGAAACCAAATTTCAAGCCAAAAATGTCCAGAAAGTCATCTAGTCCTAATAAGGTAATAAAGAAAAGGAGTTCATCAAACGAAGGATCTGTCAAGGCCAAGGTTTTGGATAAAGAAGCCCAAGCAAGACCAAAGGTTCCCCCCAGTATAGGTATTGCAAAGCCCAATGAGAATCTTCGTaaaattttggaaaagCGGAAGAACTTTTCCAATTCGAAACGTCATGATGAGGACTGGTCAGATTTAGATGACTTCATcgatgatgatgaagaggCTGGCAGTGAAGACTACAATAGAGATGAAATCTGGTCGATATTTTCCAAGGGTCGTAAAAGGAGGTATGTTGATGACTACGATGACGATAAGGGTATTGATGATATGGAAGCGAACGAGATGGAGGTTTTAGAGGAAGAAGATTACTCCGCACGGGTGGCTCGTAAAGAAGACAAGATGGAGGAAGCTTGGCTACGAAAACACGAGAACGAGAAAAAGAATcggaagaagaagaagaattaA
- the RAD4 gene encoding Rad4p (Syntenic homolog of Ashbya gossypii AGR162C; Syntenic homolog of Saccharomyces cerevisiae YER162C (RAD4)) yields MDRKLPEPVFELVREALNEERRDKRRKLNSAGADGHTMTIVDITGDDDDENTTKSVEQDSSSDEDEFYDSDEFEDVSLEHPSGEEGVLSVTFDRASSKADKAKRRSTVVDAEVRSFRKFMHCFHIVAMLAHYNLRNEWLNDSKLQEKLSALVPDKVFEKLNPEKDEEMPLRSTRKLLDGLKECMKLWKKHCKFIDDKNDGLYMWRWDALASGAWTVKKQVNLRQYRRILSKATIMSRKVALEGFVAMLRGCGVNARLVASLQPPDITDMTPTSGNKGAKSDVKTNNEKFEYPVVWCEVWDKFSKNWISLDPICKDTIEQIRYKTKFEPVGKYAKFNQIRYVIGFDRKGGCIDITRRYASNFNAKVRKQRVTRTPEGAIWYQKVIQAFHKRKRTRVDDYEEEYFKTRDEVEGIPNNVADLKNHPYFVLEKDMKQNETLRSGCEQCGFLRLKGTKKSNGGTLKVYKRQDVLECQSGRHWFMQGRVIKSGSRAVKTITVKNFKTREVEEERLYSIDQTERYVPPLVLSDGEIPVNAYGNIDVYKPWMIPKGCTLIESRHAIKAAAFVKVPFAKAVTGFSFEKGRSVKPKITGVVVQSQYTEAVCALIEAIECQAQEDKRKDREIEALRCWSLMLAQLRVKKRLNDRHGVVSDKLEDVDVETSENEQTEIHDGGFLPEEGGFLADPNNEPSLEPAITHNDSVEADLPSEKAATTALPNPGISSANEFEQFLEELNDGEENNGSGNDDEAYE; encoded by the coding sequence ATGGACAGGAAGTTACCGGAGCCAGTGTTTGAGCTAGTCAGAGAAGCGCTTAATGAGGAGCGGAGGGATAAGAGGAGGAAGTTGAACTCTGCTGGTGCTGATGGGCATACTATGACGATTGTGGATATTActggtgatgatgatgatgagaaCACCACGAAAAGCGTAGAACAAGACAGTAGTAGCGATGAAGACGAGTTTTATGACAGTGATGAGTTTGAGGATGTATCATTAGAACACCCATCTGGTGAAGAGGGGGTTTTATCCGTAACCTTCGACCGTGCAAGCAGCAAAGCTGACAAAGCTAAACGACGGAGTACCGTAGTGGATGCAGAAGTTAGATCTTTTCGCAAGTTTATGCATTGTTTTCACATTGTGGCGATGTTAGCCCATTATAACCTGCGAAATGAGTGGTTGAATGACTCTAAGTTACAGGAGAAGTTATCTGCATTGGTGCCAGACAAGGTCTTCGAAAAGCTGAATCCAGAAAAAGATGAGGAGATGCCGCTGCGATCTACAAGGAAACTTCTAGATGGACTAAAGGAGTGTATGAAGTTGTGGAAGAAGCACTGCAAGTTTATTGATGATAAAAACGATGGACTTTACATGTGGCGATGGGACGCTTTGGCGTCCGGTGCTTGGACAGTGAAGAAGCAGGTCAATCTGCGACAGTATAGAAGAATACTGAGCAAGGCAACGATAATGTCCAGAAAAGTAGCATTGGAGGGTTTTGTAGCAATGTTACGGGGATGTGGGGTTAATGCAAGACTGGTGGCGAGCTTACAGCCCCCAGACATTACAGATATGACGCCTACATCTGGTAATAAAGGAGCTAAGAGTGACGTCAAGACAAATAATGAAAAGTTTGAATATCCCGTTGTATGGTGCGAAGTGTGGGACAAATTCTCCAAGAATTGGATCAGTTTAGATCCTATATGCAAAGATACTATAGAACAGATACGATATAAAACCAAATTTGAACCCGTTGGCAAATATGCAAAATTCAACCAGATACGATATGTGATAGGTTTTGATAGGAAAGGAGGATGTATTGATATTACCCGTAGGTATGCATCTAATTTCAATGCTAAGGTAAGAAAGCAGCGTGTAACAAGGACGCCGGAAGGTGCCATATGGTACCAGAAAGTTATACAAGCATTTCATAAACGAAAACGCACCAGAGTTGACGACTACGAGGAAGAGTACTTTAAGACAAGAGATGAGGTAGAGGGTATCCCTAACAATGTTGCTGATCTCAAAAATCACCCATACTTTGTACTGGAAAAGGATATGAAGCAGAATGAAACTTTACGCAGCGGTTGCGAACAATGTGGGTTTCTGCGACTTAAAGGGACAAAAAAATCAAATGGAGGCACGCTCAAGGTATACAAGCGGCAAGATGTATTGGAGTGTCAATCCGGGCGGCATTGGTTTATGCAAGGAAGGGTCATTAAGAGCGGATCGAGGGCGGTTAAGACTATAACGGTCAAAAACTTTAAGACTCGAGAAGTGGAAGAGGAACGGCTCTATTCTATTGACCAGACAGAGCGTTATGTCCCACCTCTAGTATTAAGCGATGGCGAGATACCAGTAAACGCCTACGGAAACATAGATGTTTACAAGCCGTGGATGATACCAAAGGGCTGTACCCTTATTGAAAGCAGGCATGCAATTAAAGCGGCTGCATTCGTTAAAGTGCCCTTTGCAAAAGCTGTAACCGGCTTTTCATTTGAAAAGGGTAGAAGTGTGAAGCCCAAAATCACTGGTGTCGTAGTACAATCGCAGTACACAGAAGCGGTTTGCGCTCTAATCGAAGCCATTGAGTGTCAGGCACAGGAAGATAAAAGAAAAGATCGTGAAATTGAAGCGTTACGGTGTTGGTCATTAATGCTTGCTCAGCTACGAGTCAAGAAAAGACTCAATGATAGACACGGGGTGGTTTCTGATAAACTGGAAGACGTAGATGTTGAAACAAGTGAAAACGAACAAACTGAAATACATGATGGAGGTTTCCTTCCGGAGGAAGGTGGCTTTCTTGCAGACCCTAACAATGAACCCAGTCTTGAACCAGCCATAACTCATAATGATTCCGTGGAAGCTGATTTACCTTCTGAGAAAGCCGCGACGACAGCGTTACCGAATCCAGGTATTTCGTCTGCTAATGAATTCGAGCAATTTTTGGAAGAACTTAACGACGGTGAAGAAAATAATGGTAGTGGTAACGATGATGAAGCGTACGAATAA